The following coding sequences lie in one Synechococcus sp. PCC 7336 genomic window:
- a CDS encoding superoxide dismutase family protein produces MARAEVVVELNQLLSDGTIGPSIGTVTLSDSEYGLLVSPNLEQLEPGLHGFHIHANPTCEAATNSEGKLVPGLMAGGHFDPEETGTHLGPYAEGGHLGDLPVLYVDSEGVAAVPSLAPKVTESDLAGRALIVHAGADNYSDIPSKLGGGGARFACGVF; encoded by the coding sequence ATGGCTCGTGCCGAAGTTGTTGTCGAGTTGAATCAATTACTGAGTGACGGCACGATTGGACCATCCATCGGAACAGTCACGTTGAGCGATTCCGAGTACGGCCTGCTCGTCAGTCCCAACTTGGAACAGTTAGAGCCCGGACTGCACGGCTTTCACATCCACGCAAACCCTACCTGCGAGGCTGCCACGAATAGTGAGGGCAAACTGGTCCCCGGTTTGATGGCAGGGGGACATTTCGACCCCGAAGAGACTGGCACCCATCTGGGACCTTATGCCGAGGGCGGTCATTTAGGCGATCTGCCGGTCCTCTACGTTGACTCTGAAGGGGTTGCTGCCGTTCCCTCTCTAGCGCCTAAAGTGACCGAAAGCGACCTGGCGGGAAGAGCCTTAATCGTTCATGCTGGCGCCGATAATTATTCCGATATCCCCAGCAAATTAGGCGGTGGTGGAGCTCGCTTCGCCTGCGGAGTATTCTAA
- a CDS encoding glycosyltransferase, with amino-acid sequence MTTNFFRDWARIAILNPSLAIVEWQLPQVEGIHVCRHLASAMPTLPIMLLAPSDRVEQRIAGSPRAELMGRDRHSATMLSSLFSHPIDTVISTLFACSIATILGLGRKLYLALTAAPQLEAPQDDMDWPSLATIVPAYNEVDNVVGCLSHILDSTDRPLQLYLADDGSTDTTLQLARAFAAQRQDDRLHILSTPPRPEAEAWVGKNWACDWAARQIEADYLLFVDCDVRLQPGAIEAAVDRARQQEVGLLSVGPEIVCGCWAEWLVQPVMMAVLGAGFDYIAVNDPASEEAFGAGPFMLFRQSAYRAIGGHAAVGDRVVEDVELAKLAKRRKLGLYYSFSGGLVQSRMYRDTASLWEGWSKNLFEGLERKWRLWLVLIAALVVIYLLPWVALVAGLATGRLLWLGLGCIGLLCQSIPRGLLWRWGGLPPNYWWLSGLGGAIAIAILVSSAYRTSTGRGWTWRGRSLQSASRRS; translated from the coding sequence ATGACGACTAATTTTTTTCGAGATTGGGCACGAATTGCCATCTTGAATCCCAGTTTAGCCATTGTGGAATGGCAGTTGCCCCAAGTGGAGGGCATTCATGTCTGCCGACATCTAGCATCGGCAATGCCCACATTGCCCATTATGTTATTAGCCCCCAGCGATCGCGTCGAGCAGCGCATTGCAGGATCGCCTAGGGCAGAATTGATGGGTCGCGATCGCCATTCTGCTACTATGCTCTCCAGTCTTTTCAGCCATCCCATCGATACTGTCATTTCCACCCTCTTTGCCTGCTCGATTGCCACCATTCTGGGATTGGGTCGCAAACTCTATCTCGCCCTCACCGCTGCCCCTCAACTAGAAGCTCCCCAAGACGATATGGACTGGCCCAGCCTTGCCACTATCGTGCCAGCCTACAACGAAGTAGACAACGTCGTCGGTTGCCTCTCCCACATTCTCGACAGCACCGATCGCCCCCTGCAGCTCTATTTGGCTGACGATGGTTCCACCGACACCACTCTACAATTAGCCCGAGCTTTTGCAGCGCAGCGACAGGACGATCGCCTCCACATCCTCAGCACGCCTCCCAGGCCGGAAGCAGAGGCTTGGGTGGGCAAAAATTGGGCTTGCGATTGGGCTGCCCGCCAGATTGAGGCTGACTATCTGCTCTTCGTCGATTGCGACGTGCGGTTGCAGCCGGGGGCAATTGAAGCAGCAGTGGACCGAGCCCGCCAGCAAGAGGTGGGGTTGTTGAGCGTTGGCCCCGAGATTGTCTGTGGCTGCTGGGCGGAATGGCTGGTGCAGCCGGTGATGATGGCGGTTCTGGGGGCGGGGTTTGACTATATAGCCGTCAACGACCCTGCTTCGGAGGAAGCCTTTGGGGCAGGACCGTTTATGCTGTTTCGCCAGTCGGCCTATCGGGCAATTGGGGGCCATGCAGCAGTAGGCGATCGCGTTGTCGAAGATGTGGAATTGGCCAAGTTGGCAAAACGCCGAAAACTCGGACTGTATTACAGCTTTAGCGGCGGCCTAGTGCAGTCCCGCATGTATCGAGATACCGCCAGTTTGTGGGAAGGCTGGAGCAAAAATCTGTTTGAAGGGCTGGAGCGCAAGTGGAGGCTGTGGCTGGTTTTAATCGCCGCCTTAGTCGTGATTTACCTTCTCCCCTGGGTGGCCCTAGTAGCTGGTTTGGCTACCGGCCGCCTCCTTTGGCTGGGGTTGGGCTGTATTGGACTCCTCTGCCAATCGATTCCGAGGGGATTGCTCTGGCGCTGGGGAGGCTTACCTCCGAACTATTGGTGGCTTTCGGGGTTGGGGGGGGCGATCGCGATCGCCATTCTGGTGTCCTCCGCCTATCGCACCAGCACGGGTAGGGGATGGACCTGGCGGGGACGATCGCTGCAATCGGCCTCGCGGCGATCGTGA
- a CDS encoding helix-turn-helix transcriptional regulator: protein MVTSNMAARSQSKAPTAVSPIASTEATLAGFRALSDPLRLQVLEALRTEELCVCDLCSRLDVPQSKLSFHLKVLKEAGLLQARQEGRWMYYRLNLSTLIELERYLSEYRRFSPILPARPCQD from the coding sequence ATGGTTACCTCAAACATGGCAGCTCGTTCGCAGTCCAAAGCACCCACTGCAGTCTCGCCGATCGCCTCCACTGAAGCCACTCTTGCAGGCTTTCGCGCTCTGTCCGATCCTTTACGGCTGCAAGTGCTCGAAGCCTTACGCACCGAAGAATTGTGTGTCTGCGATCTGTGCAGTCGGCTGGACGTACCTCAGTCGAAGCTTTCCTTTCATCTCAAAGTGCTTAAAGAGGCAGGACTCTTGCAAGCCAGACAGGAGGGTCGCTGGATGTATTACCGCCTCAACCTATCAACTCTGATCGAGTTAGAAAGATATCTATCTGAATATCGTCGCTTCAGCCCCATCCTGCCCGCGCGACCCTGTCAAGACTAG
- a CDS encoding Crp/Fnr family transcriptional regulator: MTLSQYLRSSDLPTSLQKTVKVKNLAADEFLFHQGDISTALYVVEIGRLRVVRYTHEGVAITLQVARAGGMVAAIAPFSERYTCSAICEVDATVLAYPKQEFAQALNDLPELTFVFAQQLAQTIDSLKNGLELRGIRSARGRILRYLQFVTQPGHRLIEFDRPLKDVANELGLAPEVFYRTLSILEGEGLIARQRRKIKLLTVNRDSNHRFTDMEAAR; this comes from the coding sequence ATGACGTTATCTCAATATTTGAGGTCTTCAGACTTACCGACTTCTCTACAGAAAACTGTCAAAGTTAAAAACTTAGCTGCTGACGAGTTTCTGTTTCATCAAGGGGATATTTCCACCGCTCTCTATGTTGTTGAAATAGGACGATTGCGAGTGGTTCGATATACCCATGAAGGGGTAGCGATAACTCTGCAGGTGGCAAGAGCGGGAGGAATGGTGGCAGCGATCGCCCCCTTTAGCGAGCGCTATACCTGTTCTGCCATTTGCGAAGTCGATGCAACGGTACTCGCCTATCCCAAGCAAGAGTTTGCTCAAGCTTTGAATGACTTGCCCGAACTGACATTTGTGTTTGCCCAACAGCTCGCCCAAACGATCGACAGCCTCAAAAATGGTCTGGAATTGCGGGGCATTCGGTCTGCACGCGGTCGCATTTTGAGATATCTACAATTTGTCACACAACCAGGTCATCGATTAATTGAATTCGATCGCCCGCTGAAAGATGTTGCAAATGAGCTCGGGCTGGCGCCAGAGGTGTTTTATCGGACACTATCTATTTTGGAAGGTGAAGGGTTGATTGCCCGCCAGCGGCGAAAAATTAAGTTATTGACTGTGAATCGTGATTCAAATCATCGATTCACAGACATGGAAGCTGCACGTTAA
- a CDS encoding aldehyde dehydrogenase family protein produces the protein MQVVTPHTQVQERLLWIGGRKRAGVEIREVTNPFDGSLVARVHFGDGALLDEAIAVAHQTFVETWKATPAHKRADILSRAAQLIEARQELLARTIAEEVGKPIVTARGEASRAVKTFKEAAHICLELRGEQIPMDIVPNGEGKFAVTLHQPLGVVGGITPFNFPLNLVAHKVAPALAAGNTVVLKPPSDGPSAALLLADILAEAGLPDGCLNVVPCGGAVAERLATDPRIQVLTFTGSADVGWHLRSLAKEKKVMLELGSMSPAIVHSDADLTLAVDRCVFGGFAFAGQVCIHTQRILIHASIYEKFKRRFIDKVAALVVGDPLNDRTFVGPMVGAAERDRVHQWVSEARAAGATVPIGGKPHADFPSCYLPTVLENLPADTTIACSEVFGPVVALQPYDSFDEAIALANNSPYSGLNAGVFTNDYRLALKAGRELTPGTVLINNSPTWRVDHMPYGGRGKSGSGREGPRYAIEEMTEIKLIVFEL, from the coding sequence ATGCAAGTGGTGACGCCACACACTCAAGTGCAGGAAAGGCTGCTGTGGATCGGCGGTCGGAAGCGTGCGGGTGTCGAAATTCGAGAGGTGACCAATCCGTTTGACGGCTCGCTAGTCGCTCGGGTGCATTTTGGCGATGGGGCTTTGCTGGACGAGGCGATTGCCGTGGCCCATCAAACGTTTGTCGAGACTTGGAAGGCCACTCCCGCCCACAAGCGCGCCGACATTCTCAGCCGCGCCGCCCAGCTAATCGAAGCGCGGCAAGAGCTGTTGGCCCGCACCATTGCTGAAGAGGTGGGCAAACCGATTGTGACGGCTCGCGGCGAAGCGAGTCGTGCGGTTAAGACCTTTAAAGAAGCCGCCCACATTTGTCTGGAATTGCGGGGCGAACAAATTCCGATGGATATCGTCCCCAATGGCGAAGGCAAGTTTGCCGTCACCCTGCACCAACCGCTGGGGGTGGTGGGGGGCATTACCCCCTTTAATTTCCCCCTCAATCTCGTGGCGCACAAGGTGGCTCCCGCACTTGCTGCCGGCAATACCGTTGTGCTCAAACCCCCCAGCGACGGGCCTTCAGCGGCACTATTACTGGCAGATATTTTGGCGGAGGCGGGGCTCCCCGATGGCTGCCTCAATGTGGTGCCCTGTGGCGGTGCTGTGGCAGAGCGCTTGGCCACCGACCCCCGCATCCAAGTGCTGACGTTTACGGGCAGTGCGGATGTGGGCTGGCACCTGCGATCGCTGGCGAAAGAGAAAAAGGTGATGTTGGAGTTGGGCTCCATGAGTCCGGCGATCGTGCATAGCGATGCCGATTTAACTCTGGCAGTCGATCGCTGCGTCTTTGGCGGTTTTGCCTTTGCCGGACAGGTGTGCATTCACACCCAGCGAATTTTGATTCACGCCTCTATCTACGAGAAGTTTAAGCGGCGGTTTATCGATAAAGTGGCCGCTCTCGTGGTAGGAGACCCGCTGAACGATCGCACGTTTGTGGGGCCGATGGTCGGAGCTGCCGAACGCGATCGCGTCCACCAATGGGTGAGCGAGGCTCGGGCTGCGGGTGCCACGGTCCCGATTGGGGGTAAACCCCATGCCGATTTCCCCAGTTGCTATCTACCGACGGTGTTAGAGAACCTACCTGCCGATACGACGATCGCCTGTAGCGAGGTGTTCGGCCCGGTAGTTGCCTTGCAGCCTTACGACAGCTTTGACGAGGCGATCGCGCTGGCCAACAATAGCCCCTACTCCGGCTTGAATGCGGGCGTGTTCACCAACGATTATCGGTTAGCCCTCAAAGCCGGTCGCGAACTCACGCCCGGTACTGTCCTGATTAACAACAGTCCCACTTGGCGGGTGGATCACATGCCCTATGGCGGTCGCGGCAAGTCGGGCTCCGGTCGCGAAGGTCCGCGCTATGCGATTGAAGAAATGACGGAAATCAAGCTGATTGTGTTCGAGTTGTAA
- a CDS encoding N-acetylmuramoyl-L-alanine amidase-like domain-containing protein gives MTPFGLCLLGLTAAFLQGTAARAELATQLPVTVPIAPPTPADLATFDRVVQRATGDRLSQVSFGEIVQAIATEFLGAPYRAGLLDRFGQETLLTSLQEFDCVLFVETVLAIARNIALEDTSFESFAGHIQTQRYRDGKIDGYCSRLHYFSDWMADNQERGNLRDLAPELGGMPLQKSLTFMSRHTEYYPQLANSAANIRCIAEREAELQHLSLAYIPSDRIRESYAQIQPGDIFALVTSLEGLDVIHTGLTYRTETGIAAIHASPSGEVKISSDLQAYVQQAETAIGILLARPSDPRQPTAVR, from the coding sequence TTGACTCCATTCGGGCTCTGTTTGCTGGGACTGACTGCTGCTTTTTTACAGGGCACTGCAGCGCGGGCCGAGTTAGCGACCCAACTGCCCGTTACCGTTCCTATTGCCCCACCGACACCTGCCGATCTCGCTACATTCGACCGAGTCGTGCAGCGAGCTACTGGCGATCGCCTCTCTCAGGTCTCCTTTGGGGAGATCGTGCAGGCGATCGCCACAGAATTTCTCGGTGCCCCCTATCGAGCGGGACTGTTAGACCGGTTCGGGCAGGAAACGCTGCTGACCTCGCTGCAAGAATTTGACTGCGTCCTCTTTGTGGAAACAGTGCTGGCGATCGCCCGTAACATTGCTCTGGAGGATACCTCCTTCGAGAGCTTTGCCGGACACATTCAGACCCAACGCTATCGCGACGGCAAAATAGACGGGTATTGCAGTCGGCTGCATTATTTTTCCGACTGGATGGCAGACAATCAAGAGCGCGGCAATCTGCGAGATCTCGCGCCAGAGTTGGGGGGGATGCCGCTGCAGAAATCCCTGACGTTTATGAGTCGCCATACCGAGTACTACCCTCAACTGGCCAACAGTGCTGCCAATATTCGATGTATTGCAGAGAGGGAAGCCGAGTTGCAGCATCTCTCCCTGGCCTACATTCCCTCCGATCGCATTCGAGAGTCGTATGCCCAGATTCAGCCTGGCGATATCTTTGCACTAGTCACCTCGCTGGAAGGTCTCGATGTCATTCATACAGGCTTGACCTACCGTACCGAGACCGGCATTGCGGCGATCCACGCTTCCCCCAGCGGAGAGGTCAAGATTTCTAGCGACTTGCAAGCCTATGTCCAACAGGCTGAAACGGCGATCGGTATCCTCCTGGCTCGCCCCAGCGATCCCCGACAGCCTACTGCTGTCCGTTGA
- a CDS encoding DUF2993 domain-containing protein: protein MTAALFGGLTFDKQGGDRFVSKVVAAAISTLFQRTEKLEAQVRAEPVAKLLQGSVDGFDFIGRGLRMYNGLRIEAMELYLQSVAIDFGAIFQGRVKLKQPTQAVMRVVLTAEDLTKSFNTPFVVEKLQRLQIDGQQLSLRQTDVEITRDRELKLTTQVKLGDAAEWQPLSWTARLQVVEQHRIEFVDVKYEGAGELLDLGRALIEHVNEMLDLGNFDLDGTSVSIDRLRIQQEKLIFYGIAKIAHFPRKAGKTQS, encoded by the coding sequence ATGACAGCAGCTTTATTTGGCGGTCTGACATTCGATAAGCAGGGGGGCGATCGCTTCGTCAGTAAAGTGGTCGCAGCTGCGATCTCGACCCTATTTCAACGGACTGAGAAGCTAGAAGCTCAGGTGCGGGCAGAGCCCGTGGCAAAGCTCCTACAAGGCAGTGTCGATGGATTTGACTTTATCGGTCGCGGCTTGCGCATGTACAACGGCTTGCGCATCGAGGCAATGGAACTCTACCTACAATCGGTGGCGATCGATTTTGGGGCTATCTTCCAAGGCCGAGTAAAACTGAAGCAACCCACTCAGGCTGTCATGCGAGTGGTGCTGACGGCAGAGGATTTGACGAAGTCATTCAATACGCCCTTTGTCGTTGAGAAACTGCAGCGGTTGCAGATCGACGGTCAACAGCTATCCTTGCGCCAAACAGATGTGGAGATTACTCGCGATCGCGAACTGAAGCTAACCACTCAAGTCAAGCTGGGCGATGCTGCCGAGTGGCAGCCGCTGAGTTGGACAGCTCGCTTGCAGGTGGTGGAGCAGCACCGCATCGAATTTGTGGATGTTAAATACGAGGGAGCTGGCGAGCTGCTAGACCTTGGCCGCGCCCTCATAGAGCACGTCAACGAAATGCTCGATCTCGGCAACTTCGATCTAGATGGCACGAGTGTGTCGATCGATCGCCTGCGGATTCAGCAGGAGAAGCTGATTTTCTACGGCATTGCCAAGATTGCACATTTTCCCAGAAAGGCGGGTAAGACCCAGTCGTAA